Genomic window (Blastocatellia bacterium):
TTGTTTCTTGAATAATTTTAGCTAAGTATTCTGCTTGAGCAGTAATTTCTGACAAATTTTTACCTTCAATCATTACCCTAGCTAAATTTTCTGTTCCAGAATAGCGAAGTAGTAGCCGACCTTGACCAGCTAACTCACTTTCTACTTTTTTGGCAGCGTCAACGATTGCAGGAATGGAAGAAAAAGCAGGTTTACTTTTAACTTTGACATTAATTAATACTTGAGGAAATGTAATAAAATCCCTGCTTAACTCGCTTAGTTGTTTTGTTGGGTTGCTAGCTAGCACATGTAAAACTTGTAAGGCTGTAACAATACCATCTCCAGCAAGACTTATATGAGGGAAAATAATATGTCCAGACTGTTCACCACCAACTATAGAATCTGTTGCTAACAGTTCTTCTAGTACGTATTTATCCCCAACAGCGGTACGCTTTAGATCTATATCTAGGTTCTTTAGTGCAATTTCTAAGCCTAAATTGCTCATAACAGTAGCAACAATTAATTTGGGATTTAAGTTTTGATGGATTAGAAAATGTCTAGCTAAGATATAAAGGATTCGATCCCCGTCTACTATTTCGCTTGTTTCATCAACAAGCAAAGTGCGGTCAGCATCACCATCAAAAGCAATGCCTAGAGAACAGTTTTCTTTTTTTACCAATTCTTTTAAGTTATTTAAGTGAAGAGATCCACAATTCTCATTAATATTTTGCCCATCAGCTTGACAACCTATTAAAACAAGTTCTGCGCCAAGATCTTGAAATAATTTTGTAGCAAAATTTATAGCAGCACCATTAGCACAATCTAACGCGATTTTTAGACCTGAAAGCTTTAAGTTTTGAGCAATTTCTTTTTTAAGAAAATCTAAATAATGAATAGGAAGTTCGCTTAAGAAATTAATAGGATTTAGTGAGCTATCGTCTAAAATAGGCTGACTTGTAAGTAGTTTTGATTCAATAAATTCTTCATCATGTTCATCAAATTTGCGACCTGAAGGAGAGAAAATTTTTATTCCATTATCTTCATAAGGATTATGCGAAGCAGAAATTACAATTCCAACATCATAACCAAAATTTTTAGTTAAATAAGCAATGCCTGGTGTTGTTATAACGCCTGCTGAAACAACTTCAGCACCTACAGATATTAGCCCATTGCCTAAAGAAGTTTCAATCCAGCTACCTGAAGCGCGAGTATCTCGGCCAATTATAGCTTTAACTTTACGGTTAAGACGATTTTCTAAAAGTTCGCCTAATGCTTGACCAATAGTAAAAAGTGCTGTTTCTGTAAGTGGAAATTCTCCTGCTTTAGTTCTAATTCCATCTGTGCCGAAAAATTTTGGCATTTTTAACTGCTCCTAAAAATTTTTATTAATTACTAGCGGTGTTTTTTGATTGAAATCTGCTCTGGATCAATCTTTATAATTGTGACAGCGTTACTTGCTGTGGGAGGAAGATTAATTCTTGGTGTTGCAACCGAAGTGTCTGGTAAATCTTTAACTTCTATTATTGCTGAAACATTAGCAGGTGAAAGACTTTCTATTATAGATTTTCGACCTTCTAAATCAACCGTAACTGTTAAAGGACTAACACTAACTTTTTCTTCACTAGGATAAATATGTACAGGAATATTAGTTAATTTTCTTTCAATACGAATTTGTCCGATATCTACCCTAACTTCAATCTCAGGTGAACCAATAATGTTTACTTTAGGATCTCTTATATCTAAGTTAGGACGTTCAATAAAACTAATACGATGTTCAGATAAAGAAATCGTTTCTGTTGTGACTTCATCAATATTATTGACGCGGCTTTCTGGCCCTTTAATAGTCACAACACTTGGGTTAACGGAAACCGATGTAGATTCATAATCTTCAGGAACTTTACCTGTAAAACGTGCCACAACTTTAACTTTTTTCTCAACAATATGTTCAATAGTTAGTCTTGTCCTTTGAGGCTCAATGCTAATGACATCAATAGGTTGAGGAGAAATTATATCTGTATTTGAAAGTTGAATTACTCTTTCGCCAGGTTTGATATTTGCAAGCGAAACCCTAACAGTTAAAAGATCTGCTCTTAAATTTTCTATTATTTCTTTTGTCCCTTTTATACGAATATTAGCAGTTTTAATAGAGTAATCATCTGCAATTATTAAGCCTGGAGTTAAATCTATATATTCAATAGGCACAGCAAGCAAAGTAGTAGAAATAGTTTCTTGTTTAGAGACTGCACCCCATAAAACAACAGCTATTAATAGAGATATGATGGTTAAGATTTTATCTTCATAAAAATATTGTCTTAAAAGATTTCCAATCACACCAATAATAGAGCTAACTAATTCTGATAGCTGCTGCCATAGCTGCACTTTTTATATACCTCCCATTAATCTTTGCTAGCAAAAGGACGTGCATTAAAAACAGGTTGTTTAGCAGGATTAGTTGATAAACTTTTATCTAAAGGGTTAGCACTTAGGTCTGGAGAAAATGAAGCTTCTAAGCCATTACGACTACTAGATTTTTGAGGCTCTAAAGCCCGAACTAGCATAGCTCGTAGTTTACCACTATCTAAATTACGAATAATTTGTCCACGTTCAACAAAAGAAATTACACCCGTTTCTTCTGATACAACAATAGCAATAGAATCATTTTCCTCTGTAATACCAATAGCAGCACGATGTCTTGTGCCTAGTTCTTTAGCTAGTCGTGGGTTAAGTGTTAGAGGTAAAAAACAACTAGCAGCAGCAAGTCGGTTATTACGAATTATTACTGCACCATCATGAAGTGGAGTATTAGGATTAAAGATTGTCACCAATAAATCATAACTTGTAACAGAATCTAGCTTAACGCCCCGGTTAATATGGTCTTGTAGCCCAACATTACGTTCAACAATAACTAAAGCACCTATTTTTTCAGAAGCTAAAGAAGTAGCCGCCAAAATAATCTCATCATAAAACTCTTTATTGCTTTTGCTATCACGATTAGCGCGAAAACCTAGAGAAGGAAGACGAAAATTTTTACCAAAATGGGCTAGTGCTGTACGTATTTCTGCTTGAAATACTACGATAATTGCAATACCTAAATATAAGACAGCATTTCTAACAACTACTTGCACCGTTTGTAGTTGAAAATAGCCTGAAACTACATAAAGAAAAGTAAAAAACAAAATTCCATATAGAATTTGTACTGCACGAGTCCCGCGAAGCAACTTTAGTATTTCAAATACCAGCATAAACACTATAAGAATGTCCAACAAATCCAGCCATTTAAACTGGGTTAGAAAGTTGGGCAAACTAATAGGAAAGATAGAAGCCATTTCATTACCTCAAGAATGTTTGCTGATAATTTTGTTTGTTAGGGACAAACCAAAAACGCTTCTCTAAATAAATAGTTTCACAATGTAACTAAAATAATATGGAGCTATAAATAAAACCAAACAAAGCTATTAAGAGTTCATCTTATAAAATTTTAGCACTTTTTATAAGTAGTTGGCTGACCAAATGTTAGCGGCAGTAGGATGCAAGATCGGTTTTTTAGGTTGGTCTGCCGAGTTTTGGGGCAAACAATTGGTTATTAATAAATTATAGTTTTTTTTAAGTGTATTATTGCCGACTCATTACAGAAAATTCAAGCTTTAATTGGCAAGTTTTAAGATAAAAATTTTATTTTTCTTTTTCTAAGTTAACAAGTAGTTCTTTTAGAGCTTTAGCACGGTTAGCAAAAGGATTTTCTCCCGTTTCATCTAGTAAAATGGATTTGTCTAAATATTTTTTAGCTTCCTCTAAATTACCATTTTCAAAATAAAGCTCTGCTAAATTTGTGGTGGCAGCAATGTCTTGTGGGTTAAGTTGAAGTGTATATAAAAATTCCCCTGCGGCTAAGTCTTTTTCTTCCATTCTCATATAAAGCGCGGCTAAGCAACTATGTACAAAGGTGTTTTCTGGGTCAATTACAGATAGTCCAACAAGCAAATCTTTTGCATCTATGATATTTCCTTGCTCGGCTAATTGGCAGGCTAAAGCACTACAAGCATAAATTTGCTCATCACTCATTGACATTGCAGCCTTAGCAGTTGAATGAAGTTGCAAGGGACGAGGAAGGGAACGTCTCAAGGTGTTTAACATTTGCGTTAACTCTTTATTTGCCATTAATTTAGTGTCCTCAAAACACAAGCGCGGGCAACTTGCCCGCACTCATAAAATTTCAAATAAATTTCTAGTAATTAAATACTTTAGCTTAATCAACTAACTTATGGTCTACCATATAAGCTAAGTAAACATTGTCATACATATGATAACCAAATGGGTTTAATGTGTCACGTACAGAAGCTAGAGTTTGACTAAGAATTTGTGATCCTAATTTTCCTAAGAATTTTCCTGGATTGCTCTTTAAGCTTTGAATATCATCTGCGCCAAAATCATGAATTACTGTAGCAACAACATCTTTATCATGTCTAAGCATTTCAAAATTAGGTCTGCTTAATTCACCTGGCCCTTGTTCGCGGTTGATTTTTGTTCCATAAGGCTCACCTTTTCCAGATAGAAAAATATCTTCAGTTGTAAAGTAATCGCCTATGGTTTTGCTGCTAGCTGTACGTGGGCCGGGTGGGACGTTGCCAACAACATGACCTGGATTTGTTAGGTCTACTGGACAACCTGTTAAAGCAACTCGGACATTTTCACTCATTAACTGCTTAATTTGACTATCG
Coding sequences:
- a CDS encoding tetratricopeptide repeat protein, translated to MANKELTQMLNTLRRSLPRPLQLHSTAKAAMSMSDEQIYACSALACQLAEQGNIIDAKDLLVGLSVIDPENTFVHSCLAALYMRMEEKDLAAGEFLYTLQLNPQDIAATTNLAELYFENGNLEEAKKYLDKSILLDETGENPFANRAKALKELLVNLEKEK
- the glmM gene encoding phosphoglucosamine mutase, producing the protein MPKFFGTDGIRTKAGEFPLTETALFTIGQALGELLENRLNRKVKAIIGRDTRASGSWIETSLGNGLISVGAEVVSAGVITTPGIAYLTKNFGYDVGIVISASHNPYEDNGIKIFSPSGRKFDEHDEEFIESKLLTSQPILDDSSLNPINFLSELPIHYLDFLKKEIAQNLKLSGLKIALDCANGAAINFATKLFQDLGAELVLIGCQADGQNINENCGSLHLNNLKELVKKENCSLGIAFDGDADRTLLVDETSEIVDGDRILYILARHFLIHQNLNPKLIVATVMSNLGLEIALKNLDIDLKRTAVGDKYVLEELLATDSIVGGEQSGHIIFPHISLAGDGIVTALQVLHVLASNPTKQLSELSRDFITFPQVLINVKVKSKPAFSSIPAIVDAAKKVESELAGQGRLLLRYSGTENLARVMIEGKNLSEITAQAEYLAKIIQETI
- a CDS encoding TIGR00159 family protein, which produces MLVFEILKLLRGTRAVQILYGILFFTFLYVVSGYFQLQTVQVVVRNAVLYLGIAIIVVFQAEIRTALAHFGKNFRLPSLGFRANRDSKSNKEFYDEIILAATSLASEKIGALVIVERNVGLQDHINRGVKLDSVTSYDLLVTIFNPNTPLHDGAVIIRNNRLAAASCFLPLTLNPRLAKELGTRHRAAIGITEENDSIAIVVSEETGVISFVERGQIIRNLDSGKLRAMLVRALEPQKSSSRNGLEASFSPDLSANPLDKSLSTNPAKQPVFNARPFASKD